In Paenibacillus dendritiformis, the DNA window AAGCAGGCGGTACAGCCATTCCAGACGCAGCCGCTGCATCCATGCCGGGGCACGCTTGCTTCTGCCGGAGATGACATCGAAGCTTCCCCCGACTCCCATCATCAACGGAACCTGCAGCTCATGACGATGCTTCGCAATCCAGGGCTCCTGCGTATCGAGGCCACGGGCGACGAACAGGATATCCGGAGCGGCCTCGCGAATGGACTGAACGACCGCCTCATCCTCCGCTTCCCCGAAGAAGCCGTCACGCACGCCGACGATATCGACCAGCGGATATTGCTGGCGCAAACGCTCCGCCGCGGCCCCAACCACGTCGGGCGCCGACCCGAGAAGAAATACCTTCCAGCGGCGAACCTCGCCCGCCTTCATCAGCTCATGCAGCAAGTCGAAGCCGGTTACCCGCTCCGCAAC includes these proteins:
- a CDS encoding WecB/TagA/CpsF family glycosyltransferase, whose protein sequence is MGQQESLAKIPTVSIYGIHFSKLNMQDTVACLEKVIESGHSIQLITANPIMVMEALENPKFMSVMQQADLIIPDGTGIVWAANYVGDPVAERVTGFDLLHELMKAGEVRRWKVFLLGSAPDVVGAAAERLRQQYPLVDIVGVRDGFFGEAEDEAVVQSIREAAPDILFVARGLDTQEPWIAKHRHELQVPLMMGVGGSFDVISGRSKRAPAWMQRLRLEWLYRLLREPKRFGRMLALPKFAWKVMRDKDKVTKVQ